Proteins encoded together in one Rhipicephalus sanguineus isolate Rsan-2018 chromosome 9, BIME_Rsan_1.4, whole genome shotgun sequence window:
- the LOC119405299 gene encoding mitotic-spindle organizing protein 1-like, whose amino-acid sequence MAAPSGDDRRKAVKETFDVLLEMSQLLNTGLDPQSLALCVQLCESGVNPEALACLIKEIRSRTSSNVNSSSMRPEHAER is encoded by the exons atgGCAGCTCCCAGTGGTGATGATCGACGAAAGGCTGTCAAGGAAACTTTCGACG TGCTTTTGGAGATGTCACAGCTGCTGAACACGGGTCTGGACCCGCAGTCGCTGGCGCTCTGCGTCCAACTATGCGAAAGCGGCGTCAATCCCGAAGCCCTGGCCTGCCTCATCAAGGAGATTCGCTCCCGAACGTCGTCCAACGTCAACAGTTCG AGCATGCGGCCTGAACATGCCGAGCGGTGA